One region of Salvia miltiorrhiza cultivar Shanhuang (shh) chromosome 3, IMPLAD_Smil_shh, whole genome shotgun sequence genomic DNA includes:
- the LOC131017407 gene encoding probable disease resistance protein At1g58602: protein MSYALLYSVILKLDDNYGEDETHEEMERVIEELREILYIMANKQLEDGRRLNFLVCDLVDVIEHALHLCKQCETYYWESIHSWIGEIKKRMLKLGDDESNMTSSENVDDNYVVGLEEDVEMLLRTRIIGGEYYLKTVLIKGMAGIGKTTLAREIYNHPTIVKRFERRAWVSNSTHLTLKELLIKLIQQVEDPQNLHTSSLLENMDNPSLRDMLSQHLQGKRYLIVLDDMPKQMHLASLVHALPKESLDYGSRLLLTSHTMHIGVDIDDENVHQMKPLDSKKSWKLFLKTMNHGNKLTGEHKFPMNLQPMAKQMLRKCGGLPLAIKEVGKQLVEKKLSRVSEWEQLLESVDFGSTLKLLEPFYHKLDPKIDSCFLSMAFFKENTTLRKEKLEQIWSAGVVEDDYLCESYLRGLINESVIDVTEKSTKYRMNVVLHMLSIQKAEEKLGFEILRNNGNNRPSESPRHHRVVICSRDKFNYSTDQDKHLVSLFFHGGGYLDTSPSYWKSFEQLKILDLEDFGLKMLPETICTLKELRYLGLRNNYIKELPDSLGCLENLEVLDIAQNFMVEVPDIIWEIRSLCHLYMSDVICRKPFKIDALRNLKTLTYVSVNNWTYELSRLETLYGLHKLGIEILGENSDAGALFASLAKLIFFKHLILRGCRFRSMPCLDEIRILNSLKTLKLDGLLARLPTNLPEFLESLTLGNSCLDEDPMPLLGKLKRLEYLKLRNAYTGQQMVILDNGFPSLKDLCIEELWNLRNVQVGVKGVRFLKKLEIHDCPNLDTLPEAIMSFIFLKVIKMVTTKSIAAKIRNSDLISNIMIVNINP, encoded by the exons ATGTCATATGCCCTTCTCTACTCTGTGATACTGAAGCTGGACGATAATTATGGAGAGGACGAAACACATGAGGAAATGGAAAGGGTAATTGAGGAGTTGAGAGAGATTCTGTATATTATGGCGAATAAGCAATTAGAAGATGGGAGAAGGCTAAATTTTTTGGTATGTGATCTTGTCGACGTGATTGAGCATGCCCTCCACCTTTGCAAACAATGCGAAACCTATTATTGGGAGTCCATCCATAGTTGGATCGGAGAGATAAAAAAGCGCATGCTGAAACTGGGAGATGATGAGTCCAACATGACATCATCAGAAAATGTTGACGATAACTATGTGGTGGGCTTGGAGGAAGATGTGGAAATGCTGCTTCGCACAAGGATTATTGGTGGGGAATATTACCTGAAGACGGTTCTCATCAAAGGCATGGCTGGTATTGGAAAGACAACTCTTGCGAGAGAGATATACAACCATCCAACCATCGTTAAGCGATTCGAGCGTCGTGCTTGGGTATCTAACTCTACTCACTTAACTCTTAAAGAGCTACTTATCAAACTAATACAACAGGTAGAAGATCCTCAGAATCTCCATACATCTTCCTTATTGGAGAATATGGACAACCCAAGTCTCCGAGATATGCTTTCCCAACACTTGCAAGGAAAGAGATATCTTATAGTTCTCGACGACATGCCCAAACAAATGCACTTGGCCTCTTTAGTGCATGCTCTTCCAAAAGAAT CTCTTGACTATGGAAGTAGATTGTTGCTCACAAGTCACACGATGCATATCGGCGTAGATATAGACGATGAAAATGTTCATCAGATGAAACCTTTGGATTCTAAGAAGAGCTGGAAATTGTTTTTGAAAACAATGAACCATGGCAATAAATTGACGGGTGAGCACAAATTCCCAATGAACTTGCAGCCTATGGCAAAACAAATGTTGAGAAAATGTGGCGGACTTCCATTAGCTATAAAAGAGGTGGGAAAGCAGTTAGTGGAAAAGAAACTCTCAAGGGTGAGCGAATGGGAACAACTTCTTGAATCAGTTGATTTTGGTTCAACACTCAAGTTATTGGAACCATTTTATCATAAATTGGACCCCAAAATAGATTCATGTTTCTTGTCTATGGCCTTCTTTAAGGAAAACACAACTTTGAGGAAAGAAAAGTTGGAACAGATTTGGAGTGCTGGAGTGGTGGAAGATGACTATCTATGTGAATCATATTTACGTGGTTTAATCAATGAATCTGTTATCGATGTCACGGAAAAGAGCACGAAGTATCGCATGAATGTTGTGTTACACATGCTATCCATCCAAAAAGCAGAGGAGAAACTAGGTTTTGAGATCCTAAGGAACAATGGAAATAATCGACCCTCTGAGAGTCCTCGTCATCATCGTGTTGTCATTTGTAGCAGAGACAAGTTCAACTACTCAACGGATCAAGATAAGCATCttgtttctctcttcttccatggaGGTGGCTACTTGGACACTAGTCCGTCTTATTGGAAGAGCTTTGAACAGCTTAAGATACTCGACTTGGAAGATTTTGGTTTGAAGATGTTACCGGAAACTATCTGCACATTGAAAGAATTAAGATACTTGGGGTTGAGAAATAATTACATAAAAGAGCTCCCCGACTCATTGGGGTGCTTGGAAAATCTTGAGGTTCTTGACATAGCTCAAAACTTTATGGTGGAGGTGCCAGATATTATATGGGAAATACGTAGCCTTTGCCACCTCTACATGTCTGATGTGATTTGCCGGAAGCCATTCAAGATAGACGCGCTAAGGAATCTGAAGACTTTAACCTACGTCTCAGTTAATAATTGGACATACGAGCTCTCTAGATTGGAAACGTTGTATGGTCTCCACAAACTGGGCATTGAAATATTAGGTGAAAACTCTGATGCCGGCGCGCTTTTTGCATCATTGGCTaagttaatattttttaagCACCTGATCTTAAGAGGGTGTCGTTTCAGAAGCATGCCTTGTTTGGATGAGATTCGTATTCTAAACAgtctcaaaacactcaaattggATGGACTCCTTGCAAGGTTACCAACTAATCTCCCTGAATTTCTTGAATCATTAACGTTAGGTAATAGTTGTCTTGATGAAGACCCCATGCCGCTACTAGGGAAGTTAAAGAGGCTAGAGTACCTCAAATTGCGGAACGCATACACTGGTCAACAAATGGTGATCTTGGATAATGGCTTCCCTAGTCTCAAAGACTTGTGCATCGAAGAGTTGTGGAATCTGAGAAATGTACAAGTTGGAGTGAAGGGAGTGCGTTTTCTCAAGAAATTAGAAATCCATGATTGTCCAAACCTGGATACCCTCCCGGAAGCGATCATGTCGTTTATATTTCTGAAGGTGATAAAGATGGTGACAACCAAAAGCATTGCAGCAAAGATCAGGAATTCAGACTTAATCTCCAACATAATGATCGTGAACATCAATCCATAA